The Lineus longissimus chromosome 2, tnLinLong1.2, whole genome shotgun sequence genome window below encodes:
- the LOC135483705 gene encoding solute carrier organic anion transporter family member 4A1-like, which produces MENETSNSAAFENYAIAENGDVGSYGTNHDDGATDVDTQCGYGDCKPACLQKCHNTKTALVVLSIFAIIQGFVVNGINNSNTTSMERRFGFSSLEVSFISASYDISAGLFVIPIGYYGRLGHKPRWLATACLIMGVGSCVMFLPHFITGPYEFSQDAGNLCSGNSTLCSTRTDIPGGMYLHLAILVTGQFLHGIGGTTLYTLGIIWLDDNVKLHQLPLYVGIMEGCSALGPAIGFVLGGLFLDFYVDFDIIDTNKLTLANTDPRWVGAWWIGFMLSGILAILCSLVVYCFGWEMPEAAENRKGRISQVHNDGSEKLAMKPGFGMTLKDLPKCTWLLLKNPTFMLLNLAGITAMLLVMAYATFMPKFVQNQFQQTASWSALLTGFVAIPGIAGGQLMGGIIPAKMKLKVRGMIILSVVSFAICLLPMPVFFARCSPTSSAGINAFYGNSTIPLPEGNVNLTAPCNSGCDCSTKTREPICGADGVEYFSGCYAGCGGISYTGTGDAQTKNFTNCACIAQNVARKVASTRAEQGRCPTNCDYLIPFLLLMFIISFAMILPLTPLVTVTLRVVPENLRGYALAVQWVFMRFFGSFPGPIIFGLVLDSSCIVWQDRCGERGSCWYYDSFRMGWTVFAFSIATGIASLIFMALAVYAYKPPPGEQDGVMIESSSQSKKTGMEIGDDAQTFDNDMKDTDFVNNSEKGDDSSVKGEDNMVFSSTSL; this is translated from the exons ATGGAAAACGAGACGTCAAACTCTGCCGCTTTTGAAAATTACGCCATTGCAGAGAACGGCGATGTGGGCAGCTATGGAACGAATCATGATGATGGCGCAACGGATGTTGACACGCAATGCGGCTATGGAGACTGTAAGCCCGCCTGCTTACAGAAGTGCCACAACACTAAGACAGCTTTGGTAGTTCTATCTATTTTCGCGATTATCCAAG GGTTTGTCGTAAATGGGATCAACAACTCAAACACGACCTCCATGGAAAGGAGATTTGGCTTCTCGAGTCTTGAGGTCAGTTTTATATCGGCTTCCTACGATATCTCCGCCGGGCTTTTCGTTATACCCATTGGATACTATGGCCGACTGGGTCACAAGCCGCGGTGGCTGGCCACCGCCTGTCTGATTATGGGGGTCGGATCCTGCGTGATGTTCCTACCACATTTTATAACCGGCCCGTACGAATTCAGTCAGGATGCTGGGAATCTGTGTTCAG GGAACAGCACGCTATGTTCTACAAGGACCGACATACCCGGCGGGATGTATCTCCATCTTGCCATATTAGTCACAGGGCAGTTCCTTCACGGTATAGGTGGCACCACTCTTTACACACTTGGAATAATCTGGTTGGACGACAACGTGAAGCTGCATCAGTTACCGCTGTATGTCG GTATAATGGAAGGGTGTTCTGCTCTTGGGCCAGCCATTGGATTTGTACTGGGAGGACTGTTCCTTGATTTCTATGTCGACTTTGACATTATTGATACGAACAA ATTGACCCTGGCAAATACCGACCCGCGCTGGGTGGGTGCTTGGTGGATAGGGTTCATGCTGTCGGGAATCCTAGCAATTCTATGCAGCCTTGTCGTCTACTGCTTTGGATGGGAGATGCCAG AAGCAGCAGAGAATCGCAAAGGAAGAATCTCCCAGGTGCACAATGATGGAAGCGAGAAACTCGCCATGAAACCAGGGTTTGGCATGACATTGAAAGACCTCCCGAAGTGCACCTGGTTACTGCTGAAGAACCCCACCTTCATGCTGTTGAACTTAGCAGGGATAACGGCCATGCTACTCGTCATGGCGTATGCTACGTTCATGCCAAAGTTTGTACAGAACCAGTTTCAGCAGACGGCGTCTTGGTCGGCCCTTCTGACGG GTTTCGTGGCAATTCCCGGCATCGCGGGCGGACAGCTGATGGGGGGCATCATTCCCGCCAAAATGAAGCTGAAGGTCCGTGGCATGATAATACTCTCCGTAGTCTCCTTCGCCATCTGTCTCCTGCCAATGCCCGTGTTTTTTGCTAGATGTTCGCCTACCAGTTCAGCGGGGATAAATGCTTTCTATGGCAACAG TACCATCCCACTCCCAGAAGGGAATGTAAACTTGACAGCCCCGTGCAATTCTGGCTGCGACTGCTCAACCAAAACGCGGGAACCAATCTGTGGAGCtgatggtgtagagtatttcTCAGGGTGCTATGCTGGTTGCGGTGGGATAAGCTACACTGGCACAGGGGACGCTCAAACTAAG aatttcaCCAACTGTGCGTGCATTGCACAAAACGTAGCAAGGAAGGTAGCTTCTACGAGAGCCGAGCAAGGTCGCTGTCCGACTAACTGTGATTATCTCATTCCATTTCTATTGCTGATGTTTATCATATCATTTGCCATGATATTGCCGCTGACGCCGTTAGTTACTGTCACTTTAAG GGTGGTTCCAGAAAATCTCCGTGGATATGCTCTTGCCGTGCAATGGGTTTTCATGAGATTTTTTG GCAGTTTTCCCGGCCCAATTATCTTCGGGTTGGTGTTGGACAGCTCCTGTATCGTCTGGCAAGACCGCTGCGGCGAGCGCGGATCATGCTGGTATTACGACAGCTTCAGAATGGGGTGGACCGTCTTCGCATTCTCCATAGCGACGGGGATAGCAAGTTTGATATTCATGGCCTTGGCAGTGTATGCTTACAAACCTCCGCCTGGTGAGCAGGACGGCGTGATGATTGAGTCCTCGTCACAATCCAAGAAAACAGGGATGGAAATCGGGGATGACGCACAAACTTTTGACAATGACAtgaaggacactgattttgtgaATAATTCTGAAAAAGGTGATGACAGTAGCGTGAAGGGAGAGGACAATATGGTATTTTCGTCAACGAGTCTTTGA
- the LOC135482953 gene encoding uncharacterized protein LOC135482953 codes for MASRESVKTGVLLFILCGLITWNAIIHNKFTQQEKRFQAGLTEEENTRPKRSTNRQAPPVGGATYIRWGRTECPDEADLVYKGFAAGGWYAHTGAGSEYICLTDNPKYAKHKAGEQNYLSLIYGVEFQVEPIVNELFEHTNSNPNDLPNSDVQCAVCRSRLRTSSVMIPGTNECVSGWNMEYWGYLMSSHYAHKAQYTYACVDHAPQKGTEGGAKDENGALMYLVEGRCGSLPCQPYKDGHELTCVVCTK; via the exons ATGGCGAGTCGTGAATCAGTGAAGACGGGTGTCCTCCTCTTCATCCTGTGCGGTCTTATCACATGGAACGCAATCATCCACAACAAGTTTACACAACAAGAGAAGAGGTTCCAGGCTGGCCTGACGGAGGAGGAAAATACGCGTCCGAAACGCTCGACCAACCGCCAAGCCCCGCCAGTCGGCGGTGCCACTTACATCCGCTGGGGTCGAACCGAGTGTCCAGATGAGGCAGACCTAGTTTATAAAG GTTTTGCTGCTGGTGGCTGGTACGCACACACGGGTGCTGGGAGTGAATATATCTGTCTCACTGATAATCCAAAATACGCTAAACACAAGGCCGGGGAGCAAAATTACTTGTCGCTTATATACGGTGTGGAATTCCAAGTGGAACCTATTGTGAACGAACTGTTCGAGCATACTAACTCGAACCCAAATGACCTGCCGAATTCTGACGTTCAATGTGCCGTCTGCAGAAGCCGGCTGAGAACTAGTTCG GTGATGATACCAGGGACAAACGAATGTGTCTCCGGATGGAACATGGAGTACTGGGGCTACCTGATGTCCTCACATTACGCCCATAAGGCCCAGTACACGTATGCCTGTGTCGACCATGCTCCTCAGAAAGGTACGGAAGGAGGTGCTAAGGACGAGAATGGAGCACTGATGTATCTTGTGGAAGGACGCTGCGGGTCTCTTCCATGTCAGCCGTATAAAGATGGGCACGAGCTCACATGCGTGGTGTGTACCAAATAA
- the LOC135482955 gene encoding uncharacterized protein LOC135482955 — MASRESVKTGVLLFILCGLITWNAIIHNKFTQQEKRFQAGLTEEENTRPKRSTNRQAPPVGGATYIRRGRTECPDEADLVYKGFAAGGWYAHTGAGSEYICLTDNPKYAKHKAGEQNYLSFIYGVEFQAQPIVNELFEHTNSNPNDLPNSDVQCAVCRSRLRTSSVMIPGTNECVSGWNMEYWGYLMSSYYNHKAQYTYACVDHAPQKGTEGGAKDENGALMYLVEGRCGSLPCQPYKDGHEFTCVVCTK, encoded by the exons ATGGCGAGTCGTGAATCAGTGAAGACGGGTGTCCTCCTCTTCATCCTGTGCGGTCTTATCACATGGAACGCAATCATCCACAACAAGTTTACACAACAAGAGAAGAGGTTCCAGGCTGGCCTGACGGAGGAGGAAAATACGCGTCCGAAACGCTCGACCAACCGCCAAGCCCCGCCAGTCGGCGGTGCCACTTACATCCGCCGAGGTCGAACCGAGTGTCCAGATGAGGCAGACCTAGTTTATAAAG GTTTTGCTGCTGGTGGCTGGTACGCACACACGGGTGCTGGGAGTGAATATATCTGTCTCACTGATAATCCAAAATACGCTAAACACAAGGCCGGGGAGCAAAATTACTTGTCGTTTATATACGGTGTGGAATTCCAAGCGCAACCTATTGTGAACGAACTGTTCGAGCATACTAACTCGAACCCAAATGACCTGCCGAATTCTGACGTTCAATGTGCCGTCTGCAGAAGCCGGCTGAGAACTAGTTCG GTGATGATACCAGGGACAAACGAATGTGTCTCCGGATGGAACATGGAGTACTGGGGCTATCTGATGTCCTCATATTACAACCATAAGGCCCAGTACACGTATGCCTGTGTCGACCATGCACCTCAGAAAGGTACGGAAGGAGGTGCTAAGGACGAGAATGGAGCACTGATGTATCTTGTGGAAGGGCGCTGCGGGTCTCTTCCATGTCAGCCCTATAAAGATGGGCACGAGTTCACATGCGTGGTGTGTACCAAATAA
- the LOC135483706 gene encoding uncharacterized protein LOC135483706: MASRESVKTGVLLFILCDLITWNAIIHNKFTQHEKRFQAGLAEEENTRPKRSTNRQAPPVGGATYIRWGRTECPDEADLVYKGFAAGGWYAHTGAGSEYICLTDNPKYAKHKAGVQNYLSFIYGVEFQVEPIVNELFEHTNSNPNDLPNSDVQCAVCRSRLRTSSVMIPGTNECISGWNMEYWGYLMSSSSGHKAQHTYACVDHAPQKGTEGGAKDEDGAQMHLVEGRCGSLPCQPYKDGHELSCVVCTK; this comes from the exons ATGGCGAGTCGTGAATCAGTGAAGACGGGTGTCCTTCTTTTCATCCTCTGCGATCTTATCACATGGAACGCAATCATCCACAACAAGTTTACACAACACGAGAAGAGGTTCCAGGCTGGCCTGGCGGAGGAGGAAAATACGCGTCCGAAACGCTCGACCAACCGCCAAGCCCCGCCAGTCGGCGGTGCCACTTACATCCGCTGGGGTCGAACCGAGTGTCCAGATGAGGCAGACCTAGTTTATAAAG GTTTTGCTGCTGGTGGCTGGTACGCACACACGGGTGCTGGGAGTGAATATATCTGTCTCACTGATAATCCAAAATACGCTAAACACAAGGCCGGGGTGCAAAATTACTTGTCGTTTATATACGGTGTGGAATTCCAAGTGGAACCTATTGTGAACGAACTGTTCGAGCATACCAACTCGAACCCAAATGACCTGCCGAATTCTGACGTTCAATGTGCCGTCTGCAGAAGCCGGCTGAGAACTAGTTCG GTGATGATACCAGGGACAAACGAATGTATCTCCGGATGGAACATGGAGTACTGGGGCTACCTGATGTCCTCAAGCAGTGGCCATAAGGCCCAACACACCTATGCCTGTGTCGACCATGCACCTCAGAAAGGTACGGAAGGAGGTGCTAAGGACGAGGATGGAGCGCAGATGCATCTTGTGGAAGGACGCTGCGGGTCTCTTCCATGTCAGCCGTATAAAGATGGGCACGAGCTCTCATGCGTGGTGTGTACCAAATAA